The Bacteroidota bacterium genome window below encodes:
- a CDS encoding T9SS type A sorting domain-containing protein: MKIKLFFIIALMSNVHFAQAILPGINKIWYFGNLAGIDFNGQTPVALLNGATNTYDNVATISDEQGSLAFYCDGENIWNKDHALMVNGNGILGSLTGGQPALIIKQPDNGKGNNYNYYVFTVAEFGTGGLHYSIVDMSLDSGRGEVVSKNNLIYLSSCEKLAAVYNQSDDSYWIITHEFGNSNFNCYKVNSTGLNINPVVSNVGDANTGGSFGSRHGAMGQLAISENGTRIANAMNYSDQIQLFNFDIATGLISSPITIINRNNSWGVAFSPDGNMLYATDWQSANIYQYSLLNYNPTDINASEINLGAITNPHGSYKAGYLKLAPDGKIYIAKYSSNYLATINNPDAIGLACDLVDNGINLGTGISTAGLSTSVVIPNSITGIDKLAAANSFVFPNPATSNFKIQTDFLLSQHSIIRITNIQSSEIKVSKNIDKTNVTVEIPNRESGLYFYEIIEGNKSTKGKIIIQ, from the coding sequence ATGAAAATTAAATTATTTTTTATTATCGCATTGATGTCAAATGTACATTTTGCACAGGCTATTTTACCAGGCATAAACAAAATTTGGTATTTCGGAAATCTTGCCGGAATTGATTTTAACGGTCAAACTCCTGTTGCATTATTGAATGGTGCAACTAATACTTATGATAATGTCGCAACGATCAGTGACGAGCAAGGATCATTGGCATTCTATTGCGATGGAGAAAACATTTGGAATAAAGATCATGCTCTAATGGTAAATGGCAATGGTATTCTTGGAAGCTTAACCGGTGGCCAGCCAGCATTAATAATAAAGCAGCCTGATAACGGCAAAGGGAATAATTACAATTACTACGTTTTCACAGTTGCAGAATTTGGTACCGGTGGTTTGCATTATTCAATTGTAGATATGTCATTAGATAGCGGCCGCGGTGAAGTGGTTTCTAAAAATAATTTAATTTATTTATCGTCATGTGAAAAATTAGCAGCGGTTTATAATCAATCTGATGACAGTTATTGGATAATCACACATGAATTTGGCAATTCAAATTTCAATTGTTACAAAGTTAATTCAACTGGCCTAAATATTAATCCGGTTGTTTCCAATGTTGGCGATGCAAATACAGGCGGATCATTTGGATCAAGACATGGAGCTATGGGACAATTAGCCATTTCCGAGAACGGAACAAGAATTGCCAATGCAATGAATTATAGTGATCAGATACAATTATTCAATTTTGATATCGCAACAGGATTAATTTCGAGTCCAATTACAATTATAAACCGCAACAATTCATGGGGTGTAGCTTTCTCTCCTGACGGTAATATGTTGTATGCAACAGATTGGCAAAGTGCAAATATTTATCAATATAGTTTGCTAAATTATAATCCAACAGATATAAATGCCTCTGAAATAAATCTAGGAGCAATTACAAATCCACATGGATCTTATAAAGCCGGTTATCTAAAACTAGCCCCAGATGGTAAAATTTACATTGCAAAATATTCAAGCAACTATCTTGCAACGATAAATAATCCGGATGCAATTGGACTTGCGTGTGACTTAGTTGATAATGGAATAAATCTTGGGACGGGAATTTCGACTGCCGGACTTTCAACTTCAGTTGTAATTCCAAATTCAATTACAGGAATTGATAAATTAGCAGCTGCTAATTCATTTGTTTTTCCAAATCCGGCAACTTCAAATTTTAAAATCCAAACAGATTTTCTCTTAAGTCAGCATTCAATAATCAGGATTACAAACATTCAGAGTTCTGAAATAAAAGTTTCAAAAAATATTGATAAAACTAATGTAACTGTAGAAATTCCAAATAGGGAAAGTGGTTTATATTTCTATGAAATTATAGAAGGTAATAAATCAACCAAAGGCAAAATTATTATTCAGTAA
- a CDS encoding T9SS type A sorting domain-containing protein, which produces MKHKYLIALLAFYLFSFRSEAQQTPSFRGIYVNGFASILGNTVKEDSLLQYAVDSSFNYLLLYDLHTINFSNSTSVNRLASFIRKARETYGIADIGAVGESYSTFQNKIGPYNAGRTNANEKFSAFNLEFEFWTAASVNPGGYYCTQYLQPNNCSCDSSGGFKYFIQNMHLIDSLATVQGVTSETYLGWFNQGQGSQIQRNVDRILLHAYRVDPSSVYGYSKNRLQYLASNNSTVNVAPIFSSEPNFMGPWLNSHAQIEAFNKYKADFQADLSASVQYINLLGFQWFTYSYMPKPLPGSGNTTFTATINASGATTFCAGGSVTITAGGGTSYLWSNNATTSSITATTSGTYTCQVTKNGVTQTTSAVTVAVNGLPTVSISQGALNNNSITISSIAEATTGTISSYQWKLNNSSISGANNANHDATTTGDYTVVVTNSLGCSATSLTESIVIPTQQVCLLTTPDGMLSESITSKSQKLKWNALPASDSLVIRYKPENSPNYSYVRMPNVGQTNIILTGLAPNTKYQWRVKTICGATSGSYSPKKNFTTISNSALISPSSYASKSIGIEDIETEELQIYPNPARENLTLSFFSLAETKSTIDFIDIGGRIIKQMNPYFIDGDNELYIDTQELPNGIYFIRLVTPYQNETKRLMIEK; this is translated from the coding sequence ATGAAACACAAATACTTAATCGCACTTTTAGCATTCTATCTGTTCTCTTTCAGATCAGAAGCACAGCAAACTCCTTCCTTCCGTGGGATCTATGTCAATGGCTTTGCCTCGATATTAGGAAACACTGTAAAGGAAGATAGTCTACTACAGTATGCAGTGGATAGTTCATTCAACTATCTCCTATTGTATGATCTTCATACAATAAACTTCAGCAATTCAACTTCAGTAAACAGGTTGGCATCCTTTATCAGAAAGGCGAGAGAAACATATGGTATTGCTGACATAGGAGCAGTTGGGGAATCATATTCAACTTTTCAAAATAAAATTGGTCCATATAATGCAGGAAGAACAAATGCAAATGAAAAATTTTCTGCTTTCAATCTTGAGTTTGAATTCTGGACAGCAGCATCAGTAAATCCCGGTGGATATTATTGCACGCAATATCTTCAGCCAAACAATTGTTCGTGTGATTCAAGTGGTGGATTCAAATATTTCATACAGAATATGCATCTGATCGATTCACTTGCAACAGTTCAGGGGGTTACATCAGAAACATATCTAGGTTGGTTCAACCAAGGGCAAGGTTCTCAGATACAAAGGAATGTTGACCGGATATTATTGCATGCATATAGAGTTGATCCATCTTCCGTTTATGGTTACAGTAAAAATCGTTTGCAATATCTTGCATCAAATAATTCAACAGTTAATGTCGCTCCTATCTTTTCTTCTGAACCGAATTTTATGGGGCCATGGTTAAATTCACATGCACAGATTGAAGCATTCAATAAATACAAGGCAGATTTCCAGGCTGATCTTTCAGCAAGTGTTCAGTATATAAACCTGCTCGGTTTTCAATGGTTTACGTACAGTTACATGCCAAAGCCATTACCCGGATCAGGTAATACCACCTTCACCGCTACTATTAATGCTTCGGGTGCAACTACATTTTGTGCTGGAGGAAGTGTAACGATTACTGCCGGTGGTGGTACATCTTACCTGTGGTCGAACAATGCCACAACTTCATCCATAACTGCAACAACTTCGGGAACCTATACTTGTCAGGTTACAAAGAACGGTGTTACTCAAACAACATCAGCAGTTACAGTAGCAGTGAATGGCTTACCTACAGTATCAATTTCTCAGGGAGCTTTAAATAATAATTCGATCACAATTTCATCAATAGCAGAAGCAACCACAGGAACGATCAGCAGCTATCAATGGAAGTTAAATAATTCATCGATCAGTGGAGCTAACAATGCAAATCATGATGCAACTACTACCGGTGACTATACTGTAGTTGTAACAAATAGTTTAGGTTGTTCAGCAACTTCATTAACGGAAAGCATTGTTATTCCGACTCAACAAGTATGTTTATTAACTACACCAGATGGAATGCTTTCCGAATCAATAACATCTAAATCCCAAAAACTAAAATGGAATGCCTTGCCGGCAAGTGATTCATTGGTGATCCGGTATAAACCTGAAAATTCTCCTAACTACAGTTACGTTCGAATGCCGAATGTAGGACAAACAAATATTATCCTGACAGGACTTGCACCAAATACTAAATATCAATGGCGAGTAAAAACTATTTGTGGTGCAACTTCCGGATCATATTCACCAAAAAAGAATTTCACTACAATTTCAAACTCAGCACTAATTTCACCTTCTTCTTATGCATCGAAGTCGATTGGAATCGAGGATATCGAAACGGAAGAATTACAAATCTATCCCAATCCTGCCCGAGAGAATCTTACCCTATCATTCTTCTCACTTGCTGAAACTAAATCAACAATTGATTTTATAGACATCGGAGGAAGAATTATAAAACAGATGAATCCATATTTCATTGATGGAGATAATGAACTTTACATAGATACACAGGAATTACCGAACGGGATATATTTTATCCGCCTGGTGACACCATACCAAAACGAAACAAAGCGATTAATGATAGAAAAATAA
- a CDS encoding isoaspartyl peptidase/L-asparaginase, translating into MKKIALALHGGAGTILRSSMTPEKEAEFKKALSDALSVGYSVLEKGASSIDAVEQTVMSLENCPLFNAGKGSVFTNNGTHEMDAAIMNGFDLSAGAVAVVSGVKNPVHLARMVMEKSEHVLLSGEGASQFAKQLDLEFENEKYFFNQFRFDQLQEIRSTDTFQLDHSDKKFGTVGAVALDSNGNIAAATSTGGMTNKKYNRVGDSPIIGAGTYANNKTCAISCTGHGEYFLRAVVAYDISCLIEYKGLSLQEACEFVVNDKLKKFGGEGGLVAINKNGDCVLTFNSDGMYRAWKTSDESNGVEIYK; encoded by the coding sequence ATGAAAAAAATTGCATTAGCCTTGCATGGTGGAGCAGGAACTATTTTAAGATCATCGATGACTCCGGAAAAAGAAGCAGAATTTAAAAAAGCTTTATCAGATGCTCTATCAGTTGGATATTCTGTATTGGAAAAAGGAGCATCTTCAATTGATGCAGTTGAACAAACAGTAATGAGTCTGGAAAACTGTCCTTTGTTCAATGCAGGCAAAGGCTCTGTTTTTACAAATAACGGAACACATGAAATGGATGCAGCTATCATGAATGGTTTTGACCTTTCAGCCGGTGCAGTTGCAGTAGTAAGTGGAGTAAAGAATCCTGTCCATCTTGCTCGTATGGTCATGGAAAAATCTGAGCATGTTCTGTTAAGCGGTGAAGGAGCAAGTCAGTTTGCAAAGCAACTTGATCTTGAATTTGAGAATGAAAAATATTTTTTCAATCAGTTTCGTTTTGATCAATTGCAGGAAATTCGTTCTACCGATACATTTCAACTTGATCATTCCGATAAAAAATTCGGAACAGTAGGAGCCGTTGCGCTGGATAGTAATGGAAATATTGCTGCTGCAACCTCAACAGGAGGAATGACAAATAAGAAATACAATAGAGTGGGAGACAGTCCAATCATTGGTGCCGGTACTTATGCTAATAATAAAACATGTGCTATCTCCTGTACCGGACATGGTGAATATTTTCTGCGTGCTGTCGTTGCCTATGACATTTCTTGTCTGATCGAATACAAAGGACTTTCACTTCAGGAAGCCTGCGAATTTGTTGTAAATGATAAGCTCAAAAAATTTGGTGGCGAAGGTGGACTTGTTGCAATTAATAAAAATGGAGACTGTGTTCTCACCTTCAATTCTGATGGCATGTATCGCGCATGGAAAACGTCGGATGAAAGTAATGGGGTTGAGATTTACAAATAG